From a region of the Streptomyces venezuelae genome:
- a CDS encoding Rv2578c family radical SAM protein, translated as MRWDNLTGGPTGPAALFGADAVVTRTIDTPEFRGITFHEVRARSIVNRVPGASRMPFEWTVNPYRGCSHACVYCFARKTHSYLDLDTGIGFDSQIVVKTNAPELLRRELGSPRWTGAHIAMGTNVDCYQRAEGRYRLMPGIIEALRDHANPFSILTKGTLILRDLPLLREAAEVTDVGISVSVGFTDTGLWRTVEPGTPSPAARLGAVRALTDAGIECGVLMAPVIPFLGDSPEQLRATVRAVAEAGATSVTPLVLHLRPGAREWFTAWLGAHHPHLVTRYERMYAGGSYAPTWYQRRITRQVHELAAEFGIGPARRGEARRIVVPERPDGAAPAGATQLSLL; from the coding sequence ATGCGCTGGGACAACCTGACCGGGGGCCCGACGGGTCCCGCCGCGCTCTTCGGGGCCGACGCCGTCGTGACCCGGACCATCGACACCCCCGAGTTCCGGGGGATCACCTTCCACGAGGTACGCGCCCGGTCGATCGTCAACCGGGTGCCCGGCGCCTCGCGCATGCCGTTCGAATGGACCGTGAACCCGTACCGGGGGTGCAGCCACGCCTGCGTGTACTGCTTCGCCCGCAAGACGCACAGCTACCTCGACCTCGACACGGGCATCGGCTTCGACTCGCAGATCGTCGTCAAGACCAACGCCCCCGAGCTGCTGCGCCGCGAGCTCGGCTCTCCCCGCTGGACCGGCGCGCACATCGCCATGGGCACCAACGTCGACTGCTACCAGCGCGCCGAGGGGCGCTACCGGCTGATGCCGGGGATCATCGAGGCCCTGCGCGACCACGCCAACCCCTTCTCGATCCTGACCAAGGGCACCCTGATCCTGCGCGACCTCCCCCTCCTGCGGGAGGCCGCCGAGGTCACCGACGTCGGCATCTCGGTCTCGGTCGGCTTCACCGACACCGGGCTCTGGCGGACCGTGGAGCCGGGCACCCCCTCCCCCGCCGCCCGGCTCGGCGCCGTACGGGCGCTCACCGACGCCGGGATCGAGTGCGGGGTGCTGATGGCCCCGGTGATCCCCTTCCTCGGGGACTCCCCGGAACAGCTGCGGGCGACCGTACGGGCCGTGGCCGAGGCCGGCGCGACCTCCGTGACACCCCTGGTACTCCATCTGCGGCCCGGGGCGCGCGAGTGGTTCACGGCGTGGCTGGGCGCCCACCACCCCCACCTGGTCACCCGGTACGAGCGGATGTACGCGGGCGGGTCGTACGCGCCCACCTGGTACCAGCGCCGGATCACCCGCCAAGTCCACGAACTGGCGGCCGAATTCGGCATCGGCCCGGCCCGGCGGGGCGAGGCCCGCAGGATCGTCGTACCGGAGCGTCCGGACGGTGCCGCACCTGCCGGAGCCACCCAGCTCAGCCTCCTGTGA
- a CDS encoding SRPBCC family protein, producing MAQVEATTERIIAADAETVFDALADYTGTRKKLLPEHFSEYEVREGGDGEGTLVHWKLQATSKRVRDCLLEVSEPTDGELVEKDRNSSMVTTWRVTPAGEGKSKAVVTTVWNGAGGIGGFFERTFAPKGLGRIYDSVLENLATEVER from the coding sequence ATGGCGCAGGTCGAGGCCACCACGGAGCGGATCATCGCGGCTGACGCGGAGACCGTGTTCGACGCGCTGGCGGACTACACCGGGACCCGCAAGAAGCTGCTGCCCGAGCACTTCAGCGAGTACGAGGTGCGCGAGGGCGGCGACGGCGAGGGCACCCTGGTGCACTGGAAGCTCCAGGCCACCAGCAAGCGCGTGCGCGACTGCCTGCTGGAGGTCAGCGAGCCCACCGACGGTGAGCTGGTCGAGAAGGACCGCAACTCCTCCATGGTCACCACCTGGCGCGTCACCCCCGCCGGTGAGGGCAAGTCCAAGGCCGTGGTCACCACCGTCTGGAACGGCGCCGGCGGCATCGGCGGATTCTTCGAGCGCACCTTCGCGCCCAAGGGCCTCGGCCGGATCTACGACTCCGTGCTGGAGAACCTGGCCACCGAAGTGGAGCGCTGA
- a CDS encoding M55 family metallopeptidase, which yields MKILISADMEGATGVTWPADVLPGTPQWERCRAMFTSDVNAAVLGFYDGGADQVLINEAHWTMRNLLLEKLDARAEMITGRHKTLSMVEGVQHGDVDGVAFVGYHTGAGSEGVLAHTYLANSITGVWVNGTRASEGLLNAHVVAEYGVPVILVTGDDLTCVDAAGYAPRAATVAVKDHVSRYAAVCRTPARTAADIRAAAKEAAALAVRHDPVRGGPFAVELEFDAAHLAMSATVVPGVERSGERKVAYTSETMYDGIRAFKAVTTVVSAAVEEQYG from the coding sequence ATGAAGATCCTCATCTCCGCCGACATGGAAGGCGCCACCGGCGTCACCTGGCCCGCGGACGTGCTGCCCGGAACACCGCAGTGGGAACGCTGCCGCGCGATGTTCACCTCCGACGTCAACGCCGCCGTCCTCGGCTTCTACGACGGCGGAGCGGACCAGGTCCTCATCAACGAGGCGCACTGGACCATGCGCAACCTGCTCCTGGAGAAGCTCGACGCCCGCGCCGAGATGATCACCGGCCGCCACAAGACCCTCTCCATGGTCGAAGGAGTCCAGCACGGCGACGTCGACGGCGTCGCCTTCGTCGGCTACCACACCGGAGCCGGCTCCGAGGGGGTCCTCGCCCACACCTACCTCGCCAACTCCATCACCGGAGTCTGGGTCAACGGGACGCGCGCCAGCGAGGGCCTGCTCAACGCGCACGTCGTCGCCGAGTACGGGGTCCCCGTCATCCTGGTCACCGGTGACGACCTCACCTGCGTGGACGCCGCCGGATACGCCCCCCGGGCCGCGACCGTCGCCGTCAAGGACCACGTCTCGCGCTACGCCGCCGTGTGCCGCACCCCGGCCCGTACCGCGGCCGACATCCGGGCCGCCGCCAAGGAGGCCGCCGCCCTGGCCGTGCGCCACGATCCGGTCCGCGGCGGCCCCTTCGCCGTGGAGCTGGAGTTCGACGCCGCGCACCTGGCCATGTCCGCGACGGTGGTCCCCGGAGTGGAGCGGTCCGGCGAGCGCAAGGTCGCGTACACCAGCGAGACCATGTACGACGGGATCCGGGCCTTCAAAGCGGTCACGACGGTCGTCTCGGCGGCCGTGGAGGAGCAGTATGGCTGA
- a CDS encoding M20/M25/M40 family metallo-hydrolase has protein sequence MCAINAEIPAGAVDAADPVEGADRADVVDTVALDEAVEFTSGLIRIDTTNRGGGDCRERPAAEYVAERLAAAGLEPLLLERTPGRTNVVARIEGADPSAEALLVHGHLDVVPAEAADWSVDPFSGEVRDGVVWGRGAVDMKNMDAMVLAVVRAWARAGVKPRRDIVIAYTADEEDNAVDGSGFLADHHPHLFEGCTEGISESGAFTVHDGPGGRALYPIAAGERGTAWLKLTAHGTAGHGSKPNRANAVSRLAAAVARIGEHAWPVRLTDTVTACITELAALQGLSVDPRRPGVDVDELLDALGPAGALVRATVRNSANPTMLSAGYKLNVIPEHATGYVDGRTVPGGEAEFAATLDALTGPDVRWEFHHREVALQAPVDGRTFGILRDSVERFDPAGHVIPFCMAGGTDAKQFSRLGITGYGFSPLKLPPGFDYWALFHGVDERVPVEALHFGVRVLDRALRTL, from the coding sequence ATGTGCGCAATCAACGCCGAGATCCCCGCCGGAGCCGTCGACGCGGCGGATCCGGTGGAAGGGGCGGACCGGGCGGACGTGGTGGACACGGTGGCGCTCGACGAGGCCGTCGAGTTCACCTCGGGCCTCATCCGGATCGACACCACCAACCGGGGCGGCGGGGACTGCCGCGAGCGCCCCGCCGCCGAGTACGTCGCCGAGCGCCTCGCCGCCGCCGGCCTGGAGCCGCTCCTGCTGGAGCGCACGCCCGGCCGCACCAACGTGGTCGCCCGGATCGAGGGCGCCGACCCGTCCGCCGAGGCCCTCCTCGTCCACGGCCACCTCGACGTGGTCCCGGCCGAGGCCGCCGACTGGAGCGTGGACCCCTTCTCCGGTGAGGTCCGCGACGGCGTGGTCTGGGGGCGCGGCGCCGTCGACATGAAGAACATGGACGCGATGGTGCTGGCCGTCGTACGGGCCTGGGCCCGCGCGGGGGTGAAGCCGCGCCGGGACATCGTGATCGCCTACACCGCGGACGAGGAGGACAACGCGGTGGACGGTTCCGGCTTCCTCGCCGACCACCACCCGCACCTCTTCGAGGGCTGCACCGAGGGCATCAGCGAGTCCGGCGCCTTCACCGTGCACGACGGCCCCGGCGGCCGCGCCCTCTACCCGATCGCGGCGGGGGAGCGGGGCACGGCCTGGCTGAAGCTGACCGCGCACGGCACCGCCGGTCACGGCTCCAAGCCCAACCGGGCCAACGCGGTCAGCCGGCTCGCCGCCGCCGTCGCGCGGATCGGCGAGCACGCGTGGCCGGTCCGGCTCACCGACACCGTCACCGCCTGCATCACCGAACTCGCCGCCCTGCAGGGCCTGTCGGTGGACCCGCGCCGGCCCGGCGTCGACGTCGACGAGCTCCTCGACGCACTCGGTCCGGCCGGCGCCCTGGTCCGCGCCACCGTGCGCAACAGCGCCAACCCGACCATGCTCAGCGCCGGTTACAAGCTCAACGTGATCCCCGAGCACGCCACCGGCTACGTCGACGGCCGGACCGTGCCCGGCGGCGAGGCCGAGTTCGCCGCCACCCTCGACGCCCTCACCGGCCCCGACGTCCGGTGGGAGTTCCACCACCGCGAGGTCGCCCTCCAAGCCCCCGTGGACGGGCGGACGTTCGGGATCCTGCGGGATTCGGTCGAGCGGTTCGACCCGGCGGGCCACGTGATCCCCTTCTGCATGGCGGGCGGCACGGACGCCAAGCAGTTCTCCCGCCTCGGCATCACCGGCTACGGCTTCTCCCCGCTGAAGCTGCCGCCCGGCTTCGACTACTGGGCCCTCTTCCACGGCGTGGACGAGCGGGTGCCGGTCGAGGCCCTGCACTTCGGCGTCCGCGTCCTCGACCGCGCGCTGCGGACCCTGTGA
- a CDS encoding prolyl oligopeptidase family serine peptidase, producing the protein MTATTRPYGSWPSPIDAGLAASLDGRPEYLGTIGPEVWWTEPRPEEAGRRTLVRRRLADGGPEITELPAPWNVRSRVTEYGGLPWAGAERPDGGPLLVFVHFADQRLYAYEPDAPGSPEPRPLTPVSRTGGGLRWADPVLRGGEVWCVLEEFTGPGPTDVRRVLAAVPLDGSAAGNRGAVRELTHDRYRFTTGPRLSPDGRRAAWLVWDHPLMPWDGTELRVAEVTGEGELSDARTVLGGPDEAVAQVEWTAEGTLLAVSDRGGWWNPYGVDPRTGWAINLCPREEEFGGPLWKPGLRWLAPLPGDTPHAAGSGAGLVAVLHGQGSEVLGILDPESGDLVDAAGPWTAWQPTLAVHGTRVYGVAASPRSAYEVVELDTATGHARAVGGQRPDPVDPAYYPEPQSRTFLGPDNRHIHAHVYPPHHPACRAAADELPPYVIWAHGGPTDHVPPVLDLHIAYFTSRGIGVAEVNYGGSTGYGRAYRERLREQWGVVDVEDCAAVARALAAEGTADPARLAIRGGSAGGWTAAASLAATDLYACAAIIYPVLDLLGFAGETHDLESRYVESLAGPPQTLAVINRERSPVARADGITAPFVLLQGLEDPVCPPAQAERLLDALRDRPVPVPHAYVTFEGEGHGFRRADTMVRALEAELSLYAQVFGIERTDVPRLELGTA; encoded by the coding sequence ATGACGGCGACGACCCGGCCCTACGGCAGCTGGCCCTCACCCATCGACGCCGGCCTCGCCGCCTCCCTCGACGGGCGCCCCGAGTACCTCGGCACGATCGGCCCCGAGGTGTGGTGGACCGAACCCCGGCCCGAGGAGGCCGGCCGCCGCACCCTGGTGCGCCGCCGCCTCGCCGACGGCGGGCCCGAGATCACCGAACTGCCCGCCCCGTGGAACGTACGCAGCCGTGTCACCGAGTACGGCGGCCTGCCCTGGGCCGGCGCCGAACGGCCCGACGGCGGACCCCTGCTGGTCTTCGTCCACTTCGCCGACCAGCGGCTGTACGCGTACGAGCCCGACGCCCCCGGCAGCCCGGAGCCACGGCCCCTCACCCCGGTCTCCCGGACCGGCGGAGGCCTGCGCTGGGCCGACCCGGTGCTGCGCGGCGGCGAGGTGTGGTGCGTGCTGGAGGAGTTCACCGGGCCCGGCCCGACCGATGTGCGCCGGGTCCTGGCCGCCGTACCGCTGGACGGCTCGGCGGCCGGGAACCGCGGCGCGGTGCGGGAGCTGACGCACGACCGGTACCGGTTCACCACCGGGCCCCGGCTCTCCCCGGACGGCCGCCGGGCGGCCTGGCTGGTCTGGGACCACCCGCTGATGCCGTGGGACGGTACCGAGCTGCGGGTCGCCGAGGTCACCGGGGAAGGGGAACTCTCCGACGCGCGGACGGTGCTGGGCGGGCCCGACGAGGCCGTCGCCCAGGTCGAATGGACGGCCGAGGGGACCCTCCTCGCGGTCAGCGACCGCGGCGGCTGGTGGAACCCGTACGGCGTGGACCCGCGGACCGGCTGGGCGATCAACCTCTGCCCGCGGGAGGAGGAGTTCGGCGGCCCGCTGTGGAAGCCGGGGCTGCGCTGGCTCGCACCGCTGCCCGGGGACACCCCGCACGCGGCGGGCTCGGGGGCCGGGCTCGTCGCAGTCCTGCACGGGCAGGGCTCCGAGGTGCTCGGCATCCTCGACCCCGAGAGCGGCGACCTGGTGGACGCCGCCGGGCCGTGGACCGCCTGGCAGCCGACCCTCGCCGTGCACGGCACCCGGGTCTACGGGGTCGCCGCCAGCCCGCGCAGCGCGTACGAGGTGGTCGAGCTGGACACCGCCACCGGACACGCCCGGGCGGTCGGCGGGCAGCGCCCGGACCCGGTGGATCCGGCCTACTACCCGGAGCCGCAGAGCCGCACCTTCCTCGGCCCCGACAACCGCCACATCCACGCGCACGTCTACCCGCCGCACCACCCGGCCTGCCGGGCCGCGGCCGACGAACTGCCCCCGTACGTGATCTGGGCGCACGGCGGCCCCACCGACCACGTGCCGCCCGTACTCGACCTGCACATCGCCTACTTCACCTCGCGCGGCATCGGTGTGGCCGAGGTGAACTACGGCGGCTCCACCGGCTACGGTCGCGCCTACCGGGAGCGGCTGCGCGAGCAGTGGGGCGTGGTGGACGTGGAGGACTGCGCGGCGGTCGCCCGTGCGCTGGCCGCCGAGGGCACCGCCGATCCCGCCCGGCTCGCCATCCGCGGCGGCAGCGCGGGCGGCTGGACCGCGGCGGCCTCACTGGCCGCCACCGACCTGTACGCGTGCGCCGCGATCATCTACCCGGTCCTGGACCTGCTGGGCTTCGCCGGGGAGACCCACGACCTGGAGTCCCGCTACGTCGAGAGCCTGGCGGGGCCGCCGCAGACCCTGGCCGTCATCAACCGCGAGCGCTCCCCGGTGGCCCGCGCCGACGGGATCACGGCGCCGTTCGTCCTCCTCCAGGGCCTGGAGGACCCGGTCTGCCCGCCGGCCCAGGCGGAGCGGCTGCTCGACGCCCTGCGGGACCGGCCGGTTCCGGTGCCGCACGCGTACGTGACCTTCGAGGGCGAAGGCCACGGCTTCCGCCGGGCGGACACCATGGTCCGCGCACTGGAGGCCGAACTGTCTTTGTACGCCCAGGTCTTCGGCATCGAACGCACCGACGTCCCGCGGCTGGAACTGGGGACGGCTTAA
- a CDS encoding arginase family protein — translation MRTLVLLDAPSNLGLRPPAPGVVPGVYKLAGALREQGLLARLGAVEGGVVVPPRYDRGDWREGDGVFHAEALAAYTVTLADRIERHLRAGEFPVVLGGDCSIQLGAALAMRRLGRYGLAAIDGSADFRHPGNEAVNGPVGAAGGEELALSTGRGQADLADLEGRGPYLRDEDVRLFGLRDGDPDLAELHAARIPVATVGEIRARGAGPVARAALDGLHPPDTAGFWVHLDADVLDPRVMPAVDSPDPGGLLPGELAELLAVLVGSPRCAGLNVTIYDPDLDPDGRAGALLADLVEGAFA, via the coding sequence ATGCGAACCCTCGTGCTCCTCGACGCCCCCTCCAACCTCGGGCTGCGTCCGCCCGCGCCCGGCGTCGTGCCGGGTGTCTACAAGCTCGCCGGAGCCCTGCGCGAGCAAGGCCTGCTGGCGCGGCTCGGGGCCGTCGAGGGCGGGGTGGTGGTGCCGCCGCGTTACGACCGCGGGGACTGGCGGGAGGGCGACGGCGTGTTCCACGCCGAGGCCCTCGCCGCGTACACCGTCACCCTCGCCGACCGGATCGAACGGCACCTGCGGGCAGGGGAGTTCCCCGTCGTGCTCGGCGGCGACTGCTCCATCCAGCTCGGCGCCGCCCTCGCCATGCGCCGCCTCGGGCGCTACGGACTGGCCGCGATCGACGGCTCCGCCGACTTCCGCCACCCCGGCAACGAGGCCGTCAACGGGCCCGTCGGCGCCGCAGGCGGCGAGGAGCTGGCCCTCTCCACCGGTCGCGGCCAGGCGGATCTCGCCGACCTGGAGGGGCGCGGCCCCTACCTGCGCGACGAGGACGTACGGCTCTTCGGGCTGCGCGACGGCGACCCGGACCTCGCCGAGCTGCACGCGGCCCGGATCCCGGTGGCCACCGTCGGGGAGATCCGCGCCCGCGGCGCGGGGCCGGTGGCCCGGGCGGCGCTCGACGGGCTGCACCCGCCGGACACCGCCGGATTCTGGGTGCATCTGGACGCCGACGTGCTGGACCCGCGTGTCATGCCGGCCGTGGACAGCCCCGACCCCGGAGGTCTGCTCCCCGGCGAACTCGCCGAACTCCTCGCCGTCCTGGTGGGCTCGCCGCGCTGCGCCGGGCTCAACGTCACCATCTACGACCCGGACCTGGATCCGGACGGACGTGCGGGCGCCCTCCTCGCCGACCTGGTCGAAGGCGCCTTTGCGTAA
- a CDS encoding DUF5107 domain-containing protein, whose amino-acid sequence MATTVRRAVLSLPAAPLGADNPLPALRAPDEAHTLDERARDGMPRDMARQIGYEPLRSLLPVRIRDGYGRERVEREFESIVIENEHLRVTVLPGLGGRVHSLVHLPTGRELLYRNPVFQPANFALNGAWFSGGIEWNTGATGHTTLSCAPVHAALVPAPDGGDMVRLWEWERLRDLPFQVDLWLPEDSEFLYVGVRVRNPHERPAPVYWWSNIAVPEDEGTRVLAPADEAWHFGYERALRRVPVPEWEGADRTYPLRGEYPADFFYEVPDGARPWIASLDAAGHGLVQTSTARLRGRKLFVWGAGGGGRRWQDWLTEPGTGGYAEIQAGLARTQLEHVRLEGGAEFSWLEAYGPLSADPARVHGADWAAARGAAEGALDAVLPRERVDAAYEAWRGRADTEPGERLAQGSGWGALELLCGRFELPGTPFGEELLGEEQEPWLQLWRTGVLPAPRRVVPPGPSLVAAHWRDMLETAPADPLTEYHLGVAQWHAGDVAQAVRSWERGLALAPSRWPLLRCLAVADALAGDAERAADGFAAAFEDLAVESRGSEPWTAAESALGQEAMAALLAVGRLPEARAVWDRLRPALREQGRFRLLAARLLAAEGHVRAARRVFEDGFELPDLREGEETLAVVWSTLTDCPLPARYDFSMRPPTS is encoded by the coding sequence ATGGCCACCACCGTCCGACGCGCCGTACTGTCCCTCCCCGCAGCCCCGTTGGGCGCGGACAACCCGCTGCCCGCCCTGCGCGCGCCCGACGAGGCGCACACCCTGGACGAGCGTGCGCGCGACGGGATGCCGCGCGACATGGCGCGGCAGATCGGCTACGAGCCACTGCGTTCGCTGCTGCCCGTACGCATCCGCGACGGGTACGGGCGGGAGCGCGTGGAGCGGGAGTTCGAGTCGATCGTCATCGAGAACGAGCACCTGCGGGTCACCGTGCTCCCGGGCCTGGGCGGGCGCGTCCACTCGCTCGTGCACCTGCCGACCGGCCGCGAACTCCTCTACCGCAACCCGGTGTTCCAGCCCGCCAACTTCGCGCTCAACGGTGCCTGGTTCTCCGGAGGCATCGAGTGGAACACCGGCGCCACCGGGCACACCACCCTGTCCTGCGCCCCGGTGCACGCCGCGCTCGTCCCGGCCCCGGACGGGGGCGACATGGTCCGGCTGTGGGAGTGGGAACGCCTGCGCGACCTGCCCTTCCAGGTGGACCTGTGGCTGCCGGAGGACTCGGAGTTCCTCTACGTGGGCGTCCGCGTCCGCAACCCGCACGAGCGGCCCGCCCCCGTGTACTGGTGGTCCAACATCGCGGTCCCGGAGGACGAGGGCACCCGGGTGCTCGCCCCCGCCGACGAGGCGTGGCACTTCGGCTACGAGCGCGCGCTGCGCCGCGTCCCCGTGCCGGAATGGGAGGGCGCGGACCGTACGTACCCGCTGCGCGGCGAGTACCCGGCGGACTTCTTCTACGAGGTCCCGGACGGGGCCCGGCCCTGGATCGCCTCCCTGGACGCCGCCGGGCACGGGCTCGTGCAGACGTCCACGGCGCGGCTGCGCGGGCGCAAGCTGTTCGTGTGGGGCGCGGGCGGTGGCGGCCGGCGCTGGCAGGACTGGCTGACCGAACCGGGCACCGGCGGCTACGCGGAGATCCAGGCGGGTCTGGCCCGGACCCAGCTGGAGCACGTACGGCTGGAGGGCGGGGCGGAGTTCAGCTGGCTGGAGGCGTACGGGCCGCTGTCGGCGGATCCGGCGCGGGTGCACGGAGCGGACTGGGCGGCGGCCCGCGGCGCGGCCGAGGGCGCGCTGGACGCCGTACTGCCGCGGGAGCGGGTGGACGCGGCCTACGAGGCGTGGCGCGGCCGCGCCGACACCGAGCCGGGGGAGCGGCTGGCCCAGGGCTCGGGCTGGGGCGCGCTGGAACTGCTGTGCGGGCGCTTCGAGCTGCCGGGCACGCCCTTCGGCGAGGAGCTGCTCGGGGAGGAGCAGGAGCCGTGGCTCCAGCTCTGGCGCACGGGCGTCCTGCCGGCCCCGCGCCGGGTGGTCCCGCCGGGGCCGAGCCTGGTCGCCGCGCACTGGCGGGACATGCTGGAGACGGCCCCGGCGGACCCCCTGACGGAGTACCACCTGGGCGTGGCCCAGTGGCATGCGGGGGACGTGGCCCAGGCGGTACGCAGCTGGGAGCGCGGGCTGGCGCTGGCTCCGTCGCGGTGGCCGCTGCTGCGCTGCCTGGCGGTGGCGGACGCCTTGGCGGGCGACGCGGAGCGGGCGGCCGACGGCTTCGCGGCGGCCTTCGAGGACCTGGCCGTGGAGAGCCGGGGCAGCGAGCCGTGGACGGCCGCCGAGTCGGCGCTCGGCCAGGAGGCGATGGCCGCCCTCCTCGCGGTGGGCCGGCTGCCCGAGGCCCGGGCCGTCTGGGACCGGCTGCGGCCCGCCCTGCGGGAACAGGGCCGCTTCCGGCTCCTCGCGGCCCGGCTGCTCGCCGCCGAGGGCCATGTGCGGGCGGCCCGCCGGGTCTTCGAGGACGGCTTCGAACTCCCGGACCTGCGGGAGGGGGAGGAGACCCTCGCCGTGGTCTGGTCCACCCTCACCGACTGCCCGCTGCCCGCCCGCTACGACTTCAGCATGCGACCGCCTACTTCTTGA
- a CDS encoding IS110 family transposase: MTSEAAQDIADQDVFGGVDSHADTVHVAVISDNGGRLADAEFTTTAAGYAAALAFLDAHGQVITIGVEGTSSYGAGFTRAARKHGHAVVEVNRPDRAERRRIGKSDPIDAYAAARAVMSGRASSAPKDDTVAGIRALHNAARSAVKARTAALNQITHILFTAPESIRAKYGQLSGTDRTNALARLRPAGDAVHTAVLAALKILARRVKELTAEHATLTKALDSEATVQNPGLRAAYGVGPDTAAQLLITAGGNPERMRTEASFAALCGAAPVPASSGRTNRHRLSRGGDRAANAALYRIALVRMSSDSRTREYVARQTAAGRTKREIIRLLKRAIAREIFRCLTTTVTVPAIADLRPLRQSKNITLTAAARHFGLWPATISTLERGIRRDDGLAHAYRDWLTAA; this comes from the coding sequence ATGACATCAGAGGCTGCGCAGGACATCGCGGACCAGGATGTGTTCGGCGGGGTCGACTCCCATGCCGACACCGTCCACGTCGCGGTCATCAGCGACAACGGCGGCCGCCTCGCAGACGCCGAGTTCACCACCACCGCTGCCGGATACGCCGCGGCCCTGGCGTTCCTGGATGCCCACGGCCAGGTGATCACGATCGGCGTGGAAGGCACCTCCTCATACGGCGCCGGCTTCACCCGCGCCGCACGCAAACACGGGCACGCGGTCGTCGAGGTCAACCGTCCCGACCGCGCCGAACGCCGTCGCATCGGCAAGTCCGACCCCATCGACGCCTACGCCGCCGCCCGCGCCGTCATGTCCGGACGGGCCTCCAGTGCGCCCAAGGACGACACCGTCGCCGGCATACGCGCCCTGCACAATGCCGCCCGCTCCGCAGTCAAGGCCCGCACCGCTGCCCTGAACCAGATCACCCACATCCTCTTCACCGCGCCCGAGAGCATCCGCGCCAAATACGGGCAGCTCAGCGGAACGGACCGCACCAATGCGCTGGCCCGGCTGCGACCGGCCGGGGACGCGGTCCACACCGCAGTCCTCGCCGCGCTCAAGATCCTCGCCCGGCGCGTCAAAGAGCTGACCGCCGAGCACGCGACCCTGACCAAAGCCCTGGACAGCGAGGCCACCGTCCAGAACCCGGGTCTGCGGGCCGCCTACGGAGTCGGCCCCGACACCGCGGCCCAACTGCTGATCACGGCGGGAGGCAACCCCGAACGCATGCGGACCGAGGCCTCCTTCGCCGCCCTTTGCGGAGCCGCACCGGTCCCCGCGTCCAGCGGCCGGACGAACCGGCACCGCCTCTCACGAGGAGGCGACCGGGCCGCCAACGCCGCCCTCTACCGCATCGCCCTGGTCCGCATGTCCAGCGATTCCCGCACCCGCGAGTACGTGGCACGCCAGACCGCCGCCGGCCGCACGAAGAGGGAGATCATCCGACTCCTGAAGCGAGCCATCGCCCGGGAGATATTCCGCTGCCTGACCACCACGGTCACCGTCCCCGCCATCGCCGATCTGAGACCTCTGCGGCAGTCCAAGAACATCACACTCACCGCCGCCGCACGCCACTTCGGCCTCTGGCCGGCCACCATCTCCACCCTCGAACGCGGAATCCGTCGAGACGACGGCCTCGCCCACGCCTACCGGGACTGGCTCACCGCTGCTTGA
- a CDS encoding class I SAM-dependent methyltransferase, translated as MNATSGADAREAAARETATGETAAGETAVYTHGHHESVLRSHRWRTAENSAAYLIGELHPGMRVLDVGCGPGTITADLARLVAPGGHVTAVDAAGDVLEQARTFVEERGLGDAVSFATADVHALDFPDDSFDVVHAHQVLQHVGDPVRALREMRRVCRPGGIVAARDADYAAMTWYPAVPGLDDWLDLYRRVARANGGEPDAGRHLRAWARQAGFTDVTSSATAWCFATPEETAWWSALWADRTQASAYASVATGGGHATAGDLTAVAEAWHAWGADPDAWFSVLNAEILCRV; from the coding sequence ATGAACGCCACCAGCGGAGCCGACGCCCGGGAAGCCGCCGCCAGAGAGACCGCAACCGGGGAGACCGCCGCCGGGGAGACCGCCGTCTACACGCACGGCCACCACGAGTCCGTGCTGCGCTCACACCGCTGGCGCACCGCCGAGAACTCCGCCGCGTACCTGATCGGCGAGCTGCACCCCGGAATGCGGGTACTGGACGTCGGCTGCGGCCCGGGCACGATCACCGCGGACCTGGCGCGGCTGGTCGCGCCGGGCGGGCACGTCACCGCCGTCGATGCCGCCGGGGACGTCCTGGAGCAGGCCCGTACGTTCGTGGAGGAACGCGGTCTGGGCGACGCCGTGTCCTTCGCGACCGCCGACGTCCACGCGCTGGACTTCCCGGACGACTCCTTCGACGTGGTCCACGCCCACCAGGTGCTGCAGCACGTGGGCGACCCGGTCAGGGCGCTGCGCGAGATGCGCCGGGTGTGCCGGCCGGGCGGGATCGTGGCGGCCCGCGACGCCGACTACGCCGCGATGACCTGGTACCCGGCCGTGCCGGGCCTGGACGACTGGCTGGACCTGTACCGGCGGGTGGCCCGCGCCAACGGCGGCGAACCGGACGCCGGCCGTCACCTGCGGGCCTGGGCCCGGCAGGCCGGCTTCACGGACGTGACCTCCTCCGCGACGGCCTGGTGCTTCGCCACTCCCGAGGAGACCGCCTGGTGGTCGGCCCTGTGGGCGGACCGCACGCAGGCCTCCGCCTACGCCTCCGTCGCCACCGGTGGCGGCCACGCCACGGCGGGGGACCTGACGGCCGTCGCCGAAGCCTGGCACGCCTGGGGCGCGGACCCCGACGCGTGGTTCTCGGTCCTGAACGCCGAGATCCTGTGCCGGGTCTGA